The stretch of DNA CGGCGCGCGGCTCGCGGCGGCGTTCAACGCCCCTCGCTCGTTACGATCCCCACATGTCCTCATCCCGCGGCCGCTCCGGGGGGCGTCGCGGGGGTCGTCCGGCCGAACGGCGCAGACGGCTGCGCACGGTCGACGAGACCTCGGCGGGCGGGCTGGTCGTCGACCACGCCACCGGCACGGCCGCGCTGATCGGCCGCCTCGACCGCAAGGGCCGCCTGCTGTGGTCGCTGCCCAAGGGCCACATCGAGGCCGGTGAGACGGCCGAGGAGGCGGCGGTGCGCGAGGTCGAGGAGGAGACCGGCATCATCGGCCGCGTGGTCGCACCGCTCGGCACGATCGACTTCTGGTTCGTCGCCGAGGACCGGCGCGTCCACAAGACCGTCCACCACTTCCTGCTCCAGGCACTCGGTGGAGAGCTCTGCGATGACGACGTCGAGGTCGCCGAGGTGGCGTGGGTGCCGCTCGACGAGCTCGAGGACCGACTCGCATACGCCGACGAACGCCGCCTGATCAGGAGGGCCACCGAGCTGCTGGAGGAGTCCGCGTGAAGCCGGTCGCGGCTCTCGTCGCGATCACCCTGCTGACGCTGGCCGGGCTGCTGGGCACCGGTCCGGTCCCCGTCGCGGCCGCGGAGCCCGCGCAGGGGAGTGCGGCGGACGGGCCGCTGCGGCTGGAGCTCGCCGAGCTGTCGCCGCGGGTGGTCACGGCGGGCGGTCCCCGCGACCTGGTGGTGGCCGGCACGCTCACGAACACCGGCGACGTCCCGGTGCGCGACCTGGTCATCCGCGTGCAGCGCGGCAACCCCCTCGCCACGGAGGGTGCGCTGCGCGACGCGCTCGACGGCACTGCCCGCACGGACGCGGTCACGCCGGAGTTCATGCCGCTCCCCGGCGAGCTCGCCCCCGGCGCGCAGCTGCCCGTGCGGCTCACCCTGCCGCTGCGGGGGGCACCCGAGACCAGCCTCGCGCTCGACACCACCGGCGTGCACGAGCTGCTCGTGAACGTCAACGGGGCGCCGGGGGACGGCGCACGCGCCCGGCTCGCCGCGGTGCGGATGCTGCTGCCGGTGCTGTCGCTGCCGCCGGACCCGTCGGCTCCCGACCAGGTGCCGCAGGCCACCACCGGCGGGGCCACCCCGTTCGCGATGCTCGTGCCGATCGCCGACGTCCCGCACCGGCTCGCCACGGTC from Pseudonocardia cypriaca encodes:
- a CDS encoding NUDIX domain-containing protein, producing the protein MSSSRGRSGGRRGGRPAERRRRLRTVDETSAGGLVVDHATGTAALIGRLDRKGRLLWSLPKGHIEAGETAEEAAVREVEEETGIIGRVVAPLGTIDFWFVAEDRRVHKTVHHFLLQALGGELCDDDVEVAEVAWVPLDELEDRLAYADERRLIRRATELLEESA